A single genomic interval of Rosistilla ulvae harbors:
- a CDS encoding N-acetyltransferase — protein sequence MTETLKIWPVQSSKDQKQFLSLPWQIYRGDENWIPPIRSHQREMVNFKPHPFYQDAEIQTFLAARGDKVVGRIAALVNHAHNRQFDEQRGFFGFFECEDDQEAATGLFEAAAKWLADKGMDAMRGPVNPSLNYECGLLIDGFDCPPTFMMTYNRPYYPAMVESFGLAKVEDLYAYDVELSMLDNIDPKLKFVVEEVARRFEVETRPLSRKNFMSDVRLFLDIYNKSLVNTWGYVPLSEAEIDHQSKQLRMLVTPEMTSIASIKGKPIGACFGLLDYNPLIKKIDGKLFPFGWLRLLLGRRHLKRARLLSTNVLPEYQRWGLGVVTIYRILPDALKFGLTEGELSWVLESNQLSRASIERGGAQITKTYRLYDRDLADFK from the coding sequence ATGACTGAAACATTGAAAATCTGGCCGGTTCAATCGAGCAAAGACCAAAAGCAATTCCTATCTCTCCCTTGGCAAATCTATAGAGGTGATGAGAATTGGATCCCGCCGATCCGCTCGCACCAACGCGAGATGGTGAATTTCAAGCCACATCCATTCTACCAAGATGCGGAGATTCAAACCTTTCTGGCCGCTCGCGGTGACAAGGTCGTCGGCCGCATCGCAGCGTTGGTAAATCACGCCCACAATCGTCAATTCGACGAGCAGCGCGGATTCTTCGGATTCTTCGAATGCGAAGACGATCAAGAGGCGGCGACCGGCCTGTTCGAAGCCGCCGCGAAATGGTTGGCCGATAAGGGAATGGACGCGATGCGCGGCCCGGTGAACCCCTCGTTAAACTACGAATGTGGATTGCTGATCGATGGCTTCGATTGCCCTCCTACATTTATGATGACCTACAACCGGCCCTATTATCCGGCGATGGTTGAATCGTTTGGGCTCGCCAAAGTAGAGGATCTCTATGCTTACGATGTCGAGCTTTCGATGCTCGACAACATCGACCCCAAACTAAAATTTGTTGTCGAAGAGGTCGCGCGTCGATTCGAAGTCGAAACGCGTCCGCTGAGCCGCAAGAACTTCATGAGCGATGTCCGCTTGTTCTTGGATATCTACAATAAATCGCTCGTCAACACCTGGGGTTACGTCCCGTTGTCCGAAGCGGAGATCGACCACCAGAGCAAGCAGCTGCGGATGCTGGTGACGCCCGAGATGACCAGCATCGCATCGATCAAAGGCAAACCGATCGGAGCCTGCTTTGGCCTGCTCGATTACAACCCGCTGATTAAAAAGATCGATGGCAAACTGTTCCCCTTCGGCTGGCTGCGGCTGCTGTTGGGGCGACGCCACCTGAAACGCGCCCGCTTGCTCAGCACCAACGTCTTGCCCGAATACCAACGCTGGGGACTTGGCGTTGTCACGATCTACCGGATCTTGCCCGACGCCTTAAAATTTGGGCTGACCGAAGGCGAACTCTCTTGGGTGCTCGAGAGCAATCAACTGTCGCGTGCCTCGATCGAACGGGGCGGAGCTCAGATCACCAAGACCTATCGTCTGTACGATCGCGACCTCGCCGACTTTAAATAA
- a CDS encoding TrmH family RNA methyltransferase — translation MPLTITSRSNPRYRGWVQLRSRRARKRSGEFLIDGPRDSLRAIQSGILPREILCSADCDLDAVAAESELGQVIAWAQANDALTLVASALFPAVCYGQRDSHVVAVASAASSAPLETLSVPQTPLIVILDGIEKPGNVGAIYRTADAVGADAVLLTGTTTDRFNPNAIRSSAGTVFAMPTAIGDHDAVASWLADRKIKVALARVDGECSYWDLPLTEAIAIVFGNEAEGLGTQWERAPHEAFRIPMAGIADSLNVSVSAAVVLFEAKRQRLSNA, via the coding sequence ATGCCACTGACCATCACCAGCCGTTCGAATCCTCGTTACCGCGGATGGGTCCAATTGCGATCGCGGCGGGCGAGGAAGCGGAGCGGTGAGTTTTTGATCGACGGGCCGCGCGATTCGCTTCGCGCGATCCAGTCGGGGATTTTGCCGCGCGAGATCCTGTGTTCGGCCGACTGCGATCTGGATGCTGTTGCTGCCGAATCGGAGCTGGGGCAAGTGATTGCGTGGGCTCAGGCTAACGACGCGCTGACCCTGGTCGCCTCCGCTCTGTTCCCCGCGGTCTGCTATGGCCAACGCGATTCGCATGTCGTCGCGGTCGCATCGGCGGCCAGTTCGGCCCCTCTGGAGACGCTTTCGGTTCCGCAGACGCCACTGATTGTGATTCTCGATGGGATCGAGAAGCCGGGGAACGTGGGAGCGATCTACCGGACAGCCGATGCGGTTGGAGCCGACGCGGTGCTGTTGACCGGCACCACGACCGATCGATTTAATCCCAACGCGATCCGGTCGAGCGCGGGGACCGTGTTTGCGATGCCGACCGCGATTGGCGATCACGATGCGGTTGCGAGTTGGTTGGCGGATCGAAAGATCAAAGTCGCGTTGGCTCGCGTCGATGGCGAGTGTTCCTATTGGGATCTTCCGCTGACCGAAGCGATAGCGATCGTCTTTGGCAACGAGGCTGAGGGTTTGGGGACACAGTGGGAGCGGGCGCCGCACGAGGCGTTTCGGATCCCGATGGCGGGGATCGCCGACAGTCTAAACGTGTCGGTGAGTGCGGCGGTTGTCCTCTTTGAAGCGAAGCGGCAGC
- the dxs gene encoding 1-deoxy-D-xylulose-5-phosphate synthase: protein MHELLAQLDSAEPLKDYSVKQLDQLADEIRDVLCNLLATRTAHFASNLGVVELCIALHSVFDFRSDRLIWDTGHQIYPHKLITGRYSEFKTIRTKGGLMGYPNPHESPYDLFMTGHAGCSVSTALGLASGDDLAGQSHRKSVAVIGDGAFPSGIVFEAMNNAGELNKDLLMILNDNEMSICPRVGGVARYLDRLRGNPFYTGLKQEVARVLNHVPVFGDPTERLLAQMKEGVKAGVLGGMMFEELGFRYVGPIDGHDIGLLKKYLAMVKDLSGPVLLHVVTEKGRGYVPAEQDPVYFHTPPKFVDEGGKPVPASGSSQPAYTNFARDAIRDAMQRDERVTVMTAAMCQGNKLEPVREQFPDRFFDVGICESHAVAFAAGQCKAGMRPIVDIYSTFLQRSYDQIFQEACLQKLPVVFMLDRAGLTGPDGPTHHGLFDIGYMRVFPNLTVMAPGYSEELAPMLDYALQSDVATSIRYPKCSALHMQRKPDPIETGKAEYIQRGTDVAIVSFGALLDQALEAAKQLESEMSVTVVNARFAKPIDREMVAEVIESCGHVITLEEGALQGGFGSAFLEAANDMHLDTRGITRLGIPDMFVEHGEREELLHDLSLDADAIKKACRGIQSTVAV from the coding sequence ATGCACGAACTACTCGCACAGCTTGATTCCGCCGAACCGCTCAAAGACTACTCGGTCAAACAACTCGACCAATTGGCCGATGAGATCCGCGATGTCTTGTGCAATCTGCTGGCCACTCGCACCGCTCACTTCGCATCGAACCTGGGCGTCGTCGAACTCTGCATCGCTCTGCACAGCGTGTTTGATTTCCGCAGCGATCGCTTGATCTGGGATACCGGCCATCAAATCTACCCGCACAAATTGATCACCGGACGGTACAGCGAATTCAAGACGATTCGCACCAAAGGTGGCCTGATGGGTTACCCCAACCCGCACGAGAGCCCCTACGATCTGTTCATGACCGGGCACGCCGGGTGTAGCGTCAGCACGGCCCTTGGCCTAGCCAGCGGCGACGACCTGGCGGGGCAATCGCATCGCAAGAGCGTTGCCGTGATCGGCGACGGCGCGTTCCCCAGCGGCATCGTTTTCGAAGCGATGAACAACGCGGGCGAACTGAACAAGGATCTGTTGATGATCCTCAACGACAACGAGATGTCGATCTGCCCGCGCGTCGGCGGCGTCGCCCGCTACCTCGATCGACTCCGCGGCAATCCCTTCTACACCGGCCTCAAGCAAGAGGTGGCGCGGGTCCTGAACCACGTCCCCGTTTTCGGTGATCCGACCGAACGCCTGCTGGCTCAGATGAAGGAAGGTGTCAAAGCGGGCGTGCTCGGCGGCATGATGTTCGAAGAGCTCGGCTTCCGCTACGTCGGTCCAATCGATGGTCACGACATCGGCCTGCTGAAAAAATACCTGGCGATGGTCAAGGATCTCAGCGGCCCCGTGCTGTTGCACGTCGTGACCGAAAAGGGACGCGGTTATGTCCCCGCCGAACAGGATCCCGTCTACTTCCACACCCCTCCGAAGTTTGTCGACGAAGGGGGCAAGCCGGTCCCGGCTAGCGGTTCCAGCCAACCGGCCTACACCAATTTTGCTCGCGATGCGATCCGCGATGCGATGCAGCGTGACGAGCGCGTGACGGTGATGACCGCGGCGATGTGCCAAGGCAACAAATTGGAACCAGTTCGCGAGCAGTTCCCCGATCGCTTTTTCGATGTCGGAATCTGCGAATCGCATGCGGTCGCCTTCGCCGCCGGACAATGCAAAGCGGGCATGCGACCGATCGTCGACATCTACAGCACCTTCCTTCAACGCAGCTACGACCAGATCTTCCAGGAAGCCTGCCTGCAAAAGCTGCCGGTCGTATTCATGCTGGACCGCGCGGGGCTGACCGGTCCCGACGGCCCAACACACCACGGCCTGTTCGATATTGGATACATGCGCGTCTTCCCGAACCTGACCGTCATGGCGCCAGGCTACTCGGAAGAACTTGCCCCAATGCTCGACTACGCGCTCCAGTCGGATGTCGCGACATCGATCCGCTATCCAAAGTGCTCGGCACTGCACATGCAGCGCAAACCCGACCCGATCGAAACCGGCAAAGCGGAATATATCCAACGCGGCACCGACGTGGCGATCGTCTCCTTCGGAGCGCTCTTGGATCAAGCCTTAGAAGCGGCCAAGCAATTGGAATCGGAAATGAGTGTGACCGTGGTCAACGCCCGATTCGCCAAGCCGATCGATCGCGAGATGGTCGCCGAGGTGATCGAGAGCTGCGGACATGTGATCACGCTCGAAGAGGGTGCGTTGCAAGGCGGCTTCGGTTCGGCCTTCTTGGAAGCGGCTAACGACATGCACCTGGACACCCGAGGCATCACGCGACTGGGAATCCCTGACATGTTCGTCGAGCACGGCGAACGGGAGGAACTGCTGCACGATCTCTCGCTGGACGCCGACGCGATCAAAAAAGCCTGCCGCGGAATCCAAAGCACCGTCGCGGTCTAA
- a CDS encoding alpha/beta hydrolase family protein — MMKPMIPSVFRTTLLATLFATAGFAVAQEAVIDLPRNFDETRQRNVPLAIHLPKSREAQPLVLVSHGGAGSRHGLYALAAEMAKQDYVVICLEHVTSNTDDIRRRMRTLKLGFKEALLECGDDMTARKNRPLDVRFAIDLAERLNSSDARIRDRIDLSKIAILGHSYGAYTAMVSCGVKPVGIDEDLSEPRIGLGIAMSPQSSNGNFFDRNSFAEVEVPFVGISGTRDIQGNGHRDFFKLMPSKDKHLIWFYDATHFSFSDPTGGPRKLMRTDTDVTRALQIIVPRILDTYLRGAPKLDQTARDALVKKSLGGKVRRIEWQTN; from the coding sequence ATGATGAAACCGATGATCCCCTCGGTCTTTCGAACCACTTTACTCGCCACCTTGTTTGCAACCGCTGGATTTGCCGTCGCTCAAGAAGCGGTCATCGACCTGCCGAGGAATTTTGATGAAACCCGCCAACGCAATGTCCCGTTGGCGATTCATCTGCCGAAGAGCCGCGAGGCTCAGCCGCTGGTACTGGTTTCCCACGGCGGGGCGGGCAGTCGTCATGGTTTGTACGCCTTGGCCGCCGAAATGGCGAAACAAGACTATGTTGTGATCTGCCTGGAGCACGTCACCAGCAACACCGACGACATCCGCCGTCGTATGCGAACCCTAAAGCTTGGCTTCAAAGAAGCTCTTTTGGAATGCGGCGATGACATGACGGCGAGAAAGAATCGACCGCTCGACGTACGGTTCGCGATCGATCTCGCCGAGCGACTCAACAGTTCGGACGCCAGAATCCGAGATCGCATCGACTTATCGAAGATCGCGATCCTAGGACATTCTTACGGTGCCTACACCGCGATGGTCAGCTGTGGAGTCAAACCGGTTGGCATCGACGAGGACCTTTCCGAACCTCGCATCGGACTGGGGATCGCCATGAGTCCGCAGAGTTCCAACGGAAACTTCTTCGACCGAAACAGCTTCGCCGAAGTCGAGGTTCCGTTTGTTGGGATCTCCGGAACACGCGACATTCAAGGGAACGGGCACCGTGACTTTTTTAAGCTGATGCCTTCAAAGGACAAACATCTGATCTGGTTCTACGATGCGACTCACTTCAGCTTTTCCGATCCCACCGGCGGCCCCCGCAAGCTGATGCGGACCGACACCGACGTCACCCGTGCGTTGCAAATCATTGTCCCGCGAATTCTGGACACCTACCTCCGCGGCGCTCCCAAGCTCGACCAAACCGCCCGCGACGCCCTGGTGAAGAAGAGCCTCGGCGGCAAGGTTCGCCGAATCGAATGGCAAACAAACTGA
- the xseB gene encoding exodeoxyribonuclease VII small subunit, with protein MKKKSARTKTSETASDNNNDDTPPLQFEEGLSKTQQIVRDLESGSLTLEESLQAYEVGVRTIRHCQELLNSFERRIERLTGFDKEGNPITEPFHESDMTLEEKQQGRGRRRGAAATKKSTDDNANLF; from the coding sequence ATGAAGAAAAAGTCGGCTCGAACCAAGACCAGCGAAACCGCCTCCGATAACAACAACGACGACACACCGCCGCTGCAATTCGAAGAGGGGCTGTCGAAGACCCAACAGATCGTCCGCGATTTGGAGAGCGGCAGCCTGACGCTCGAAGAATCGCTGCAAGCCTACGAAGTCGGCGTCCGAACGATCCGACATTGCCAAGAACTGCTGAACAGCTTTGAACGGCGGATCGAGCGATTGACCGGCTTCGATAAAGAGGGCAACCCGATCACCGAACCGTTCCACGAATCGGACATGACGCTCGAAGAGAAGCAACAAGGGCGCGGCCGTCGACGCGGCGCCGCAGCAACCAAGAAATCAACCGACGACAATGCCAACCTTTTTTAG
- a CDS encoding polyprenyl synthetase family protein: MSNPASPAKNPLADLVPEIDAALDAALAPQEGCPPELNEAMRYSLMSPGKRLRPALVLMAAEACGGERSEAIAAAVAIEMVHAYSLIHDDLPAMDDDDLRRGRPTCHKQFDEATAILAGDALLTAAFETLATGIPQPERAVRACEVLAKSAGRSGMVGGQTDDLLAENRNERHNLAWLEAIHRRKTGALFTCSLQLGAISVGAQKSQIASLTDYARDLGLAFQIVDDLLDWEGDGDEMGKQSGKDAARGKLTFPGFIGVDASRSKASELVTAAKQHAELFRGTGQRLSQLADYVLQRSR; encoded by the coding sequence ATGTCGAATCCCGCATCGCCCGCAAAAAATCCGCTAGCCGACTTGGTCCCCGAAATCGATGCGGCGCTCGACGCAGCCCTAGCTCCCCAAGAGGGCTGCCCTCCCGAGCTAAACGAAGCGATGCGTTACAGCCTGATGAGCCCCGGTAAGCGGTTGCGACCAGCCCTGGTCCTGATGGCAGCTGAGGCGTGTGGCGGAGAGCGCAGCGAAGCGATCGCCGCTGCGGTGGCGATCGAGATGGTCCACGCTTATTCCTTGATCCACGACGACCTGCCGGCGATGGACGACGACGATCTGCGTCGTGGGCGGCCTACCTGCCATAAGCAATTCGACGAAGCGACCGCGATCCTGGCCGGCGACGCGTTGCTAACGGCAGCCTTTGAGACGCTAGCGACTGGGATCCCTCAGCCGGAGCGAGCGGTCCGCGCCTGCGAAGTGCTCGCAAAATCAGCGGGCCGATCGGGGATGGTCGGCGGGCAAACCGACGATCTGCTTGCGGAAAACCGAAACGAGCGGCATAACCTCGCCTGGCTCGAAGCGATTCACCGCAGAAAGACGGGAGCCCTCTTCACATGTTCACTACAATTGGGTGCAATTAGTGTAGGGGCTCAAAAATCGCAAATCGCGTCGTTGACGGACTATGCTAGAGACTTGGGCCTGGCGTTCCAGATTGTTGACGACCTCCTCGACTGGGAAGGCGACGGCGACGAAATGGGCAAACAGAGCGGCAAAGATGCCGCTCGTGGCAAATTGACATTCCCAGGATTTATCGGCGTTGACGCCAGCCGAAGCAAAGCCAGCGAACTGGTCACTGCGGCCAAACAGCACGCGGAGTTATTCCGCGGCACCGGCCAACGGTTATCCCAGCTAGCTGACTATGTATTGCAAAGGAGCCGCTAA
- a CDS encoding NAD-dependent epimerase/dehydratase family protein — translation MNESVLVTGAAGFIGSHLVADLVKQGRPVRCLVRKTSNRKWLDGLEVEMVEADLADEAQVTKALENVGTVYHLAGAVAGTRQQLQHANVTCTRGLLQGCAKMPNPVRVVHVSSLAAAGPSTRQRPRRATDPCQPVSQYGHSKLAGEQVALEFADRLPITIVRPGAVFGPRDSEFARLFRLIRSLRCNVLLGSHDPPVGMVHVADLVKLLVEAEMQGTCLQSLAGPMNSYSVDDGVYFASDPKPLSFRELGLKVRGMLHRPHAWTIPLPVTAVRPFALMTQVVAQLKDQRIVFNLDKLREGAQDAWTCEVKREFAELNWRPRRSIDERFRETIQWYFDNHWL, via the coding sequence ATGAACGAATCTGTATTGGTGACTGGGGCGGCTGGTTTTATCGGATCGCATCTCGTCGCAGATCTGGTGAAGCAAGGCCGACCCGTTCGGTGTCTCGTCCGGAAGACGTCGAATCGAAAGTGGTTGGATGGCTTGGAAGTCGAAATGGTCGAAGCCGATTTGGCCGACGAAGCCCAGGTTACAAAAGCTTTGGAAAACGTTGGCACCGTCTATCATCTCGCCGGGGCGGTTGCAGGCACACGCCAGCAACTCCAGCACGCTAATGTAACGTGTACCCGAGGTTTGTTGCAGGGCTGTGCAAAAATGCCGAATCCGGTGCGAGTGGTTCATGTCAGCTCGTTGGCTGCCGCAGGCCCTTCGACGCGGCAGCGTCCGCGCCGCGCCACCGATCCGTGCCAGCCGGTCTCTCAGTACGGCCACAGCAAGTTGGCTGGCGAGCAGGTGGCGCTGGAGTTCGCCGATCGGTTGCCGATCACGATCGTTCGCCCCGGAGCTGTCTTTGGCCCTCGCGACAGCGAGTTCGCTCGGCTGTTTCGGTTGATTCGATCGCTCCGGTGCAATGTTTTGCTTGGTAGTCACGACCCGCCCGTTGGGATGGTGCACGTAGCCGATCTGGTGAAGCTGTTGGTCGAAGCGGAGATGCAGGGAACCTGTTTGCAATCCTTGGCCGGACCGATGAATTCGTATTCGGTCGACGACGGTGTCTACTTTGCCTCCGATCCGAAGCCGTTGTCGTTTCGCGAACTGGGCTTGAAGGTCCGTGGCATGTTGCATCGTCCTCATGCTTGGACGATACCGTTGCCCGTCACCGCAGTCCGACCATTTGCGTTGATGACTCAGGTGGTCGCTCAATTGAAGGACCAACGGATCGTTTTTAATTTGGACAAGTTGCGCGAAGGGGCTCAGGACGCTTGGACCTGCGAGGTCAAACGCGAGTTTGCCGAGCTGAATTGGCGGCCGCGGCGATCGATCGACGAACGATTCCGCGAAACGATCCAATGGTACTTCGACAACCATTGGCTATGA
- a CDS encoding right-handed parallel beta-helix repeat-containing protein — MKRTTKFSTTLYATWILIASHCLPCLVDAADFHLTVQGAGRKDGSTWEHALDQQALSDVVNKTMMPGDRLLLGGGVYKDARLTITQGGAEGSPKTIAGVDRGAGLPVFASTWSEDKPDKGATAVQIKPGAGYLVLEGLRIENYKNCILVSAGKEGANCPHLVFNDVDMRRFRHGFYLSDCDDLRLQGCDLRRYTKHGFRFEQGCNRVTLRHCTADCSEGDADWETKTELFPFGFIVNNGGAPNSQFVFEDCLAQNNLMPLQKKRYKNGDGFVVEGNTSDVRFTRCRAIRNQDGGFDLKVDGVQLVDCVALRNSRNIRIWKSGTLKNCFSGWATCGLWCNGGPISVDRSTFHAMRTAAVQTDDKANQPITLRNCLITSCPQVHRKTARGKVETDATVVAEEADAAYMQPSPEWDGLGTALNSRTYPDNGYHQPLSANATN; from the coding sequence ATGAAGCGGACCACCAAATTCTCGACGACCCTCTACGCGACCTGGATCCTGATCGCAAGCCATTGCCTGCCGTGTCTCGTCGATGCCGCCGATTTCCACCTCACTGTGCAAGGAGCCGGACGCAAGGATGGCTCCACCTGGGAACACGCCCTGGACCAGCAGGCCCTCTCGGACGTCGTCAACAAAACGATGATGCCGGGCGATCGGTTGCTTTTGGGAGGCGGCGTCTACAAGGACGCTCGACTGACGATCACTCAAGGAGGCGCCGAGGGATCACCCAAGACGATCGCGGGCGTCGATCGTGGAGCGGGCCTGCCGGTCTTTGCATCGACATGGTCGGAGGATAAACCCGACAAGGGAGCCACAGCGGTGCAGATCAAACCAGGAGCCGGGTATCTGGTTCTCGAGGGGCTGCGGATCGAGAACTACAAAAACTGCATCTTGGTCTCTGCCGGGAAGGAGGGAGCGAACTGTCCGCACCTGGTCTTCAACGATGTCGACATGCGGCGGTTTCGGCACGGCTTCTACCTCTCCGATTGCGACGACCTGCGACTGCAAGGCTGCGACCTTCGCCGCTACACCAAACATGGGTTCCGATTTGAACAAGGTTGCAACCGCGTGACCCTACGTCATTGCACGGCCGATTGCTCCGAAGGGGACGCCGACTGGGAGACGAAGACGGAGCTGTTTCCATTTGGCTTTATCGTCAACAACGGCGGCGCCCCCAACTCACAGTTTGTGTTTGAAGACTGCCTGGCGCAGAACAACCTGATGCCGCTGCAGAAGAAGCGTTACAAAAATGGTGACGGCTTTGTGGTCGAAGGGAATACGTCGGACGTCCGCTTCACGCGCTGCCGAGCCATCCGCAACCAGGACGGCGGGTTCGACCTGAAGGTCGATGGCGTCCAGCTTGTCGATTGCGTGGCTCTTCGCAACTCGCGCAACATCCGGATCTGGAAGTCCGGCACGCTGAAAAATTGCTTTTCCGGCTGGGCAACGTGTGGCCTCTGGTGCAACGGCGGTCCGATCTCGGTCGACCGTTCGACTTTCCATGCCATGCGAACCGCCGCCGTGCAGACCGACGACAAGGCGAACCAACCGATCACGCTCCGCAATTGCCTAATCACGTCATGCCCGCAGGTCCATCGCAAGACGGCACGCGGCAAAGTAGAGACCGATGCAACGGTGGTGGCCGAAGAGGCTGACGCGGCATACATGCAGCCCAGCCCTGAATGGGATGGTCTGGGAACCGCGTTAAACAGCCGAACCTATCCGGACAACGGATACCATCAACCGCTCTCAGCCAACGCCACCAACTGA
- a CDS encoding DUF2200 domain-containing protein — MSTTSDHDNRMAKLTFASVYPHYLTKVEKKGRSREELHQVIRWLTGFDDKALQKQIDDNTTFEQFFQRAKLNPNAHLITGVICGYRIEEIENTLTQKVRYMDKLVDELAKGRKMEKILRSE, encoded by the coding sequence ATGAGCACCACCAGCGACCATGACAATCGGATGGCGAAGCTGACCTTTGCGTCGGTCTACCCGCACTATCTTACGAAGGTGGAGAAGAAGGGACGCAGTCGCGAGGAATTACATCAAGTGATCCGCTGGCTGACCGGATTCGATGACAAGGCGTTGCAGAAACAGATCGACGACAACACGACATTCGAACAGTTCTTCCAGCGGGCCAAACTGAATCCTAATGCGCACCTGATTACCGGAGTCATCTGCGGGTATCGCATCGAAGAGATCGAGAACACACTGACGCAGAAAGTCCGTTACATGGACAAATTGGTCGACGAACTCGCCAAAGGCCGGAAGATGGAAAAGATCCTGCGAAGCGAATAA